In Capsicum annuum cultivar UCD-10X-F1 chromosome 11, UCD10Xv1.1, whole genome shotgun sequence, one genomic interval encodes:
- the LOC107846673 gene encoding uncharacterized protein LOC107846673 — protein MLEEFNDYFNALKERCPSVAACLEHKVGSEKWSRAHFSGNRFNVMTSNIVESLNSMLRDEREYPVAAIFYSIAYKFGEIFRKRYVEVDNSKTTFVPVAETILRENMIEGDKLYVNNINESTDEFTVLGYGHSIKVNLSRRSCSCRKYD, from the coding sequence ATGTTGGAAGAATTTAATGACTACTTCAACGCCCTTAAAGAAAGATGCCCCAGTGTAGCAGCTTGCCTCGAGCATAAAGTTGGATCTGAAAAGTGGAGCCGGGCTCATTTTTCAGGTAATCGATTCAATGTCATGACCTCAAACATCGTCGAGTCGCTTAACTCAATGTTGCGCGACGAAAGAGAGTATCCAGTGGCGGCCATTTTCTATTCTATTGCATATAagtttggagaaatatttaggAAGAGGTATGTGGAGGTGGACAATTCAAAGACAACATTCGTTCCCGTAGCCGAGACGATCTTGAGGGAAAACATGATCGAGGGCGATAAATTATATGTGAACAACATAAATGAAAGCACCGATGAATTCACCGTGCTTGGTTACGGTCATTCCATCAAAGTTAATCTTTCGAGACGATCATGTTCTTGCAGAAAGTACGACTGA